The following is a genomic window from Calliphora vicina chromosome 5, idCalVici1.1, whole genome shotgun sequence.
atattttattttttatgcgagtaaaacaatttttattgcaCATTTTCTGTTTCTCTGCGTATTACTACAAGTAGTTCTTGTTGttgtaataataaaagaaatttataaaaatttataatataataaattaaaataattaagcctaactaaaaatttacttttaaaacaaCTACATTATTACTGAATGTACCTTCACGAATTtattatacataattttatacaattccATATATTTTGCGTTGCCAACCACGATTTTGTTAACTACCAATGTTAGTATCACACTCATAGAGAAAAAAATTGCTGCACTTgtttttacttgttttgttattgtcaaaaaattataaatttattggatttaaattaaagtgttttttatattttgcaaaattattttaaagtgtgaaaaatcaaattattaatAGTTATTTCCACAATGCCATCTGCAAATCCAAAAGTATATCATGAGCGACAAACACGTCAGCTTTGCGCCTTGCACACATTAAACAATCTATTTCAGTGTaagttgttttttattagtgatatttttagtttacatttttgaaatgaatttcatTTCTTCCATTAGGCCGCCAAGCATTTACCAAAGAGCAATTAGATCAGATTTGCACTAATCTAAATCCCAATGTGTGGCTGAATCCACATCGCTCCATGTTGGGTTTGGGTAACTATGACATCAATGTAATTATGCAGGCGCTGCAACTACGCAACTGTGAGGCTGCCTGGTTTGACAAACGCAAGTGAGTAATAAGTTGAATTAACTTTCTAATTAACTAATTATAACGCATTGTGTTTTTCTTTAAGGGATCCTGAATGTATTGATTTAAGTGTTATTGTTGGCTTTATTCTAAATGTACCTTCGGATTACAAATTCGGCTTTATAACACTACCTTTACATAAAAGACATTGGATAGCGGTACGTGCCATAGATGGAAAGTACTACAATTTAGATTCTAAGCTACATGTGCCCGAATGCATAGGAACAGAACAGCAATTATTTGCATATTTAAGACAGCAATTGCAAGCCAATGATCGAGAATTATTCGTCATAATCGAATCTAGTGCCAATGAGACGGACGCGCCAAAGAAATGGTTAAAAGAAACTAACAAGTCCTCACCCTCTGACATACCGCCCTGTACGATGAATGGTCATGTGTCATGAGTTGTATAAGTTTGgtgctaaaataatttttaagatgTTTTTAGGTTGTAATATCAAGTTTTTCATTGTTATGAAAGAAACAGAAAGACTCTAGTCtggatattattaaaaaaaaatactaacaaaACATGACACattaaaacaattaacaaaGAGACTTGAAAAGTTGACGTTATTAAGAAGAATTGTATGTGTGTTAAATTGTTGGtaattaagtttaagttttttttttattattgagcacaaaaatggatttagaatatatttaaaatatatatagatttaataaaagatgtacaaaatatgtttgaaCAACATTATAACTTAATTATTGTTGAGGGTCAAAAAGATTACacaatttttagcaaaatttgtaATCTCTTTTAAAAACAATAGTTTCCCAgatctaataaataaaaataattgatgTACTATAATTGTTTTTCcacttattaaaaacaaaaatatttttcgtaaaaagttgtataaaatactttattgattcgaaaatatattaaaattttaaacttaatcaACTAGTGAAAATTGGAATGTGATtatgtatttgtaaaaatatatcaTGCTATTAAAAATTGgtaatgtattagtaaaataaagatatctttttttaaaggtattacatataaatgcaattaatttcttttatacaGAACGATACATAAAATACAGTTTGTTACATTTAAGGCcccaaaaatattcgaatattaaTATCGAGATTAATACATATACTTAAAAACTATTACAAATAATGGACAAAATAAAAAGACTACACAAATTTGTATTGGACGGATATGTTTCGAAGATAATACGTTTTACTTACGTATGGATATTTAAATGATACTTTTTGGACACTCTTATATATCTGTTTGTATTCCACCGCCTACAATTGCCACCGATGGTGGAGCAGTGGGAGTACGATGCCCTGGTTGAGGACGTCT
Proteins encoded in this region:
- the Josd gene encoding josephin-like protein, which produces MPSANPKVYHERQTRQLCALHTLNNLFQCRQAFTKEQLDQICTNLNPNVWLNPHRSMLGLGNYDINVIMQALQLRNCEAAWFDKRKDPECIDLSVIVGFILNVPSDYKFGFITLPLHKRHWIAVRAIDGKYYNLDSKLHVPECIGTEQQLFAYLRQQLQANDRELFVIIESSANETDAPKKWLKETNKSSPSDIPPCTMNGHVS